A genome region from Crossiella equi includes the following:
- a CDS encoding MBL fold metallo-hydrolase, which yields MNSIILGDVDITRVVEWQGPFAPTSTTFPSLTRADWETHSSWLVPDHWEPETDHFVATTQVWVLRSEGRVILVDTGIGDDKDRGSGPFHRLRTGFLSRLAEAGVRPEDVDVVVNTHAHVDHIGWNTRLEAGSWVPTFPNAQYLLHRADAEFVDPAHAQRPDDGSYADSIAPVVESGLLSTWDGDTLVLDRNLTLELASGHTPGSAALRLASGTDRALFLGDLVHSPIQVAEPDHEFCSSEDVPAAIRARRRYLAEAADTGALVVPAHFGDTGMAEVARAGEKFTIAGWR from the coding sequence GGGATGTCGACATCACCAGAGTGGTGGAGTGGCAAGGCCCGTTCGCCCCGACGAGCACCACCTTCCCGTCCCTGACCCGCGCGGACTGGGAAACCCATTCCTCGTGGCTGGTCCCGGACCACTGGGAGCCGGAGACCGACCACTTCGTGGCCACCACGCAGGTGTGGGTGCTGCGCAGCGAGGGCCGGGTGATCCTCGTGGACACCGGCATCGGAGACGACAAGGACCGCGGCAGCGGCCCCTTCCACCGGCTCCGCACGGGCTTCCTGTCCCGTCTGGCCGAGGCGGGTGTGCGGCCGGAGGACGTGGACGTCGTGGTGAACACGCACGCGCACGTCGACCACATCGGCTGGAACACCCGGCTCGAGGCGGGTTCCTGGGTGCCGACCTTCCCGAACGCCCAGTACCTCCTGCACCGCGCCGACGCCGAGTTCGTCGACCCGGCCCACGCTCAGCGCCCGGACGACGGCTCGTACGCCGACAGCATCGCCCCGGTCGTGGAATCGGGCCTGCTGTCCACCTGGGACGGTGACACCCTGGTCCTGGACCGAAACCTGACCCTGGAACTGGCCTCGGGCCACACCCCGGGCAGCGCGGCGCTGCGCCTGGCCTCCGGCACCGACCGCGCCCTGTTCCTCGGCGACCTGGTCCACTCGCCGATCCAGGTGGCCGAACCCGACCACGAGTTCTGCAGCAGCGAGGACGTCCCGGCCGCGATCCGCGCCCGCCGCCGCTACCTGGCCGAGGCCGCCGACACCGGGGCGCTGGTCGTCCCGGCCCACTTCGGTGACACGGGCATGGCGGAGGTGGCCCGCGCGGGCGAGAAGTTCACGATTGCCGGGTGGCGCTGA
- a CDS encoding thioesterase family protein translates to MTASYYERTDEHRFKPTEHTGGAWHDDEQHFSPVGGLITHAIDQFLQDHPAPGLTVSRLSFDILGRIAREECEIQVRTTRPGRTVQLVEAVLEIGGRSVVQARAWLLTTLDTTAVADTPVPAIAPPEAFPAWDMTGLWDGGYIDSLEVRREAPRPGRTTAWLTTPVTLVAGEPSSPLASYLTLVDTANGIAVQRSPREWMFPNVDLTVHLHRQPQGPWTGLDTTVSFGPAGHGVTSTVLHDLHGPLGTAQQSLTVRPL, encoded by the coding sequence TTGACCGCCAGTTACTACGAGCGCACCGACGAGCACCGCTTCAAGCCCACCGAGCACACGGGCGGGGCATGGCACGACGACGAACAGCACTTCAGCCCGGTCGGCGGCCTGATCACCCACGCCATCGACCAGTTCCTCCAGGACCACCCGGCCCCGGGCCTGACCGTCAGCCGCCTGAGCTTCGACATCCTGGGCCGCATCGCCCGGGAGGAGTGCGAGATCCAGGTCCGCACCACCCGCCCGGGCCGCACCGTCCAGCTCGTGGAGGCGGTCCTGGAGATCGGCGGCCGCTCGGTGGTCCAGGCTCGCGCCTGGCTGCTGACCACCCTCGACACCACCGCGGTGGCCGACACCCCGGTGCCCGCGATCGCCCCACCGGAGGCCTTCCCGGCCTGGGACATGACCGGCCTGTGGGATGGCGGCTACATCGACTCCCTGGAAGTGCGGCGCGAGGCCCCCCGCCCGGGCCGCACCACCGCCTGGCTCACCACCCCGGTCACCCTGGTCGCCGGAGAACCGAGCAGCCCGCTCGCCTCGTACCTGACCCTGGTGGACACCGCCAACGGCATCGCCGTGCAGCGCTCGCCCCGGGAGTGGATGTTCCCCAACGTCGACCTCACCGTGCACCTGCACCGCCAGCCCCAGGGCCCGTGGACGGGCCTGGACACCACCGTCAGCTTCGGGCCCGCCGGACACGGGGTGACCAGCACCGTGCTGCACGACCTGCACGGACCGCTCGGCACCGCCCAGCAGTCCCTGACCGTGCGCCCCCTGTAG
- a CDS encoding TetR/AcrR family transcriptional regulator, with translation MRTDSLTPKGRATRDRIVAAAAQLMFEHGVAGTSTDDVRVAAAVSTSQIYHYFRDKDSLVRAVIDHQTEQVLGAQQPLFAKLDSLAGLRAWRDALVELQRQRRCAGGCPIGSLGSELAEEYPEAREALADGFARWAEAIAAGLRAMHGRGELRPDTDPDHLGLALLTALQGGLLLTQIRRDTVALEAGLDTVLAQVEANLV, from the coding sequence GTGAGAACGGATTCGCTGACGCCGAAGGGCCGGGCCACGCGGGATCGCATCGTGGCCGCGGCGGCCCAGCTGATGTTCGAGCACGGGGTGGCGGGCACCAGCACGGACGACGTGCGGGTGGCGGCCGCCGTGAGCACCTCGCAGATCTACCACTACTTCCGCGACAAGGACTCCCTGGTCCGGGCCGTGATCGACCACCAGACCGAGCAGGTCCTGGGCGCGCAGCAACCCCTGTTCGCCAAGCTGGACAGCCTGGCCGGGCTGCGGGCCTGGCGGGACGCCCTGGTCGAGCTCCAACGGCAGCGCCGGTGCGCGGGCGGCTGCCCGATCGGCTCGCTGGGCAGCGAGCTGGCCGAGGAGTACCCGGAGGCGCGCGAGGCCCTGGCCGACGGCTTCGCCCGCTGGGCGGAGGCGATCGCCGCGGGCCTGCGCGCTATGCACGGCCGGGGCGAGCTGCGCCCGGACACCGACCCGGACCACCTGGGGCTGGCGCTGCTCACCGCGTTGCAAGGCGGGCTGCTGCTGACCCAGATCCGCCGCGACACCGTGGCACTGGAGGCGGGCTTGGACACCGTGCTCGCGCAGGTCGAGGCGAACCTGGTCTAG
- a CDS encoding peroxiredoxin-like family protein encodes MPTYAEQVAELTTAMAQQAPAELLAPFAAEQAALAAAGLPAGIAQPGTGMPDGALLDVHGTATSLAATRDGRPAVVVFYRGSWCPFCNLALRLYQEQLLPALTERGVTLIAVSPERPDGSLSLREKQELGFAVLSDPGNQLAAALGIRTEPSEEAKRSQAAMGINVAKGNADGTAGLPMPTVALVDAAGVLRWLDVRPDYSTRTEPADIIAAVDRLG; translated from the coding sequence ATGCCCACCTACGCCGAACAGGTCGCTGAGCTCACCACCGCCATGGCCCAGCAGGCACCCGCCGAGCTGCTCGCGCCGTTCGCCGCCGAACAGGCCGCCCTGGCCGCCGCGGGCCTCCCGGCCGGGATCGCCCAGCCGGGCACCGGCATGCCGGACGGCGCCCTCCTCGACGTGCACGGCACCGCCACCAGCCTGGCCGCGACCCGGGACGGCCGCCCCGCCGTGGTGGTCTTCTACCGGGGCTCCTGGTGCCCGTTCTGCAACCTCGCGTTGCGCCTGTACCAGGAGCAGCTGCTACCCGCGCTCACCGAACGCGGTGTCACGCTGATCGCGGTCAGCCCGGAGAGGCCGGACGGTTCCCTGTCCCTGCGAGAGAAGCAGGAGCTGGGCTTCGCGGTGCTCTCCGACCCCGGCAACCAGCTGGCGGCCGCGCTCGGCATCCGCACCGAACCGTCCGAGGAGGCCAAGCGGTCGCAGGCGGCCATGGGCATCAACGTCGCCAAGGGCAACGCGGACGGCACCGCCGGGCTGCCCATGCCCACGGTCGCGCTGGTGGACGCCGCGGGTGTGCTCCGCTGGCTGGACGTGCGCCCCGACTACAGCACCCGCACCGAGCCCGCCGACATCATCGCCGCGGTGGACCGCCTCGGCTGA
- the otsB gene encoding trehalose-phosphatase — MRERGAVALPAELRRALVELARTPRLLVACDYDGTLAPIVADPDNARPLPESVNALRSLAALPATTVSVISGRALRDLATLSRLPSEVHLVGSHGSEFDVGFVHELDKLTKDRLSRLGRALETLVADGPGMHLEFKPASVAVHSRRAEPEVAARVFEAVRSGPCDWDGVQVTEGKEVIELSVVRTDKGEALDVLRHQVAASATLFAGDDVTDEKAFQRLAGPDLGVKVGEGPTAAAHRLDDSTEVAVMLAFLLEERRNWLYGEQAVPIERLTMLANERSVALVTPDARLTWLCHPEPDSAAIFADLLGGPSAGHFSIKPERNGLPLGQRYVPGTMTVETRWSKLLVTDYFDHYAPAQRTDLVRVISGNTTAVITFAPRPEFGQVPVSLVAEPDGLRVLGTTDPIVLRSPGVRWEITSDGMHDTAQAVVTVTLDAPIALELRCGTADLSADPAPEPERRARADAYWTEWLAGLDLPNTERELVARSALTLRGLQHGETGAFLAAATSSLPEEIGGVRNWDYRYCWVRDAALSAQALVSVGSIAEAEAYLGWLHTVLGTLTSPERLHPLYTLHGTTLGPEAVLDTLPGYAGSRPVRVGNLANQQVQLDVFGPVVDLVKKLTDARGKLTDEDWRMVGAMAEAVTRRWHEPDHGIWEERAAPRHRVYSKVMCWVTLDRAIALGEAYGREVDPGWATLRETIREDVLTNGWNEEVQSFTTAYDGTDLDAATLHIGLSGLIDPTDERFQATVTATEAELRSGVTVYRYHRDDGLPGTEGGWHLCAAWMIESYLLTGRRTEAEELFQQMVDCAGPTGLLPEEYDPVAERSLGNHPQAYSHLGLIRCAQLLDQIP; from the coding sequence GTGCGCGAGCGCGGCGCGGTCGCCCTGCCCGCCGAGCTGCGTCGTGCACTGGTCGAACTCGCCCGCACCCCCCGGCTCCTCGTCGCCTGTGACTACGACGGCACGCTGGCCCCGATCGTCGCCGACCCCGACAACGCCCGGCCCCTGCCGGAGTCGGTGAACGCCCTGCGATCGCTGGCCGCCTTGCCCGCGACGACCGTCTCCGTGATCTCCGGGCGCGCGCTGCGCGACCTGGCCACGCTGTCGCGCCTGCCGTCCGAGGTGCACCTCGTCGGCTCGCACGGTTCGGAGTTCGACGTCGGCTTCGTCCACGAGCTCGACAAGCTCACCAAGGACCGGCTGTCCCGGTTGGGACGCGCTCTGGAAACCCTCGTCGCCGACGGCCCTGGCATGCACCTGGAGTTCAAGCCCGCCTCGGTGGCGGTGCACTCCCGGCGCGCCGAGCCCGAGGTGGCCGCGCGGGTGTTCGAGGCCGTGCGCAGCGGTCCCTGCGACTGGGACGGGGTCCAGGTCACCGAGGGCAAGGAAGTCATCGAACTGTCGGTGGTGCGCACGGACAAGGGCGAGGCCTTGGACGTGCTGCGCCACCAGGTGGCGGCCTCGGCCACGTTGTTCGCCGGGGACGACGTCACCGACGAGAAGGCGTTCCAGCGGCTGGCGGGGCCGGACCTCGGCGTGAAGGTGGGGGAGGGGCCGACCGCCGCCGCGCACCGGCTCGACGACTCCACCGAGGTGGCCGTGATGCTGGCTTTCCTGCTGGAGGAGCGGCGGAACTGGCTCTATGGCGAGCAGGCGGTGCCGATCGAGCGGCTGACCATGCTGGCCAACGAACGGTCGGTGGCGCTGGTGACCCCGGACGCGCGGCTGACCTGGCTGTGCCACCCGGAGCCGGACTCCGCGGCGATCTTCGCCGATCTGCTCGGCGGCCCGAGCGCGGGCCACTTCTCGATCAAGCCGGAGCGCAACGGCCTGCCGCTGGGCCAGCGTTACGTGCCGGGCACCATGACGGTGGAGACCCGCTGGTCGAAGCTGCTGGTCACCGACTACTTCGACCACTACGCCCCGGCGCAGCGCACCGACCTGGTGCGCGTCATCTCCGGCAACACGACCGCCGTCATCACCTTCGCGCCCAGGCCTGAGTTCGGGCAGGTGCCGGTGTCGCTGGTGGCCGAACCCGATGGACTCCGAGTGCTGGGCACGACTGATCCGATCGTGCTGCGCTCGCCCGGGGTGCGGTGGGAGATCACGTCCGACGGTATGCACGACACCGCGCAGGCGGTAGTGACCGTGACTCTGGACGCTCCCATCGCCCTCGAACTTCGTTGCGGCACAGCGGATCTGAGCGCCGACCCGGCGCCGGAGCCGGAGCGTCGGGCGCGGGCGGATGCCTACTGGACCGAGTGGCTGGCCGGGCTCGACCTGCCCAACACCGAGCGCGAGCTCGTGGCCCGCTCCGCCCTGACCCTGCGCGGCCTCCAGCACGGTGAGACCGGCGCCTTCCTGGCCGCGGCCACCTCCTCACTGCCCGAGGAGATCGGCGGGGTCCGCAACTGGGACTACCGCTACTGCTGGGTCCGCGATGCCGCCCTCTCAGCCCAGGCCCTGGTCTCGGTCGGCTCCATCGCCGAAGCCGAGGCCTACCTCGGCTGGCTGCACACCGTGCTCGGCACCCTGACCAGCCCCGAACGCCTGCACCCCCTCTACACCCTGCACGGCACCACCCTCGGCCCCGAAGCCGTCCTGGACACCCTCCCGGGTTATGCCGGATCCCGCCCCGTCCGGGTCGGCAACCTGGCCAACCAGCAGGTCCAGCTCGACGTCTTCGGCCCCGTCGTGGACCTGGTCAAGAAACTGACCGACGCCCGCGGCAAGCTCACCGACGAGGACTGGCGCATGGTCGGCGCGATGGCCGAGGCCGTCACCCGCCGCTGGCACGAACCCGACCACGGCATCTGGGAGGAACGCGCCGCCCCCCGCCACCGCGTCTACTCCAAGGTCATGTGCTGGGTCACCCTCGACCGCGCCATCGCCCTGGGCGAGGCCTACGGCCGCGAGGTCGACCCGGGCTGGGCCACGCTGCGGGAGACCATCCGCGAGGACGTGCTCACGAATGGGTGGAACGAGGAGGTCCAGTCCTTCACCACCGCCTACGACGGCACCGACCTGGACGCGGCCACCCTGCACATCGGCCTCTCGGGCCTGATCGACCCCACCGACGAGCGCTTCCAGGCCACGGTCACCGCCACCGAGGCCGAGCTGCGCTCCGGGGTGACGGTCTACCGCTACCACCGCGATGACGGCCTGCCCGGCACCGAGGGCGGCTGGCACCTGTGCGCGGCCTGGATGATCGAGTCCTACCTGCTCACCGGTCGCCGCACCGAGGCCGAGGAGCTGTTCCAGCAGATGGTGGACTGCGCCGGACCCACCGGCCTGCTCCCGGAGGAGTACGACCCGGTCGCCGAGCGCTCGCTGGGCAACCACCCGCAGGCCTACTCCCACCTGGGCCTCATCCGCTGCGCCCAGCTGCTCGACCAGATCCCATGA
- the trpA gene encoding tryptophan synthase subunit alpha — MSEQLGQRVRAGRKLLMPYLMAGVTREWVELIPALAEAGVDGLEIGLPFSDPMIDGVTVQKAASRALSLGATPSRMLDELSTLDNLGIPLTVMTYANVVFAHPGGSRAFLQRLADSGVAGVIVPDLPLEESREFRVEAEAVEVSAVQLAAPECSDDRLAEIGAASRGFVYAVTAMQTTGERAELAEGAVRTIERVRSHSELPVVAGFGISSPEQAVVLAGVADGVIIGSSVVRVLLETGSAAEVVELAGRYRTALDRVCEPVLVR; from the coding sequence TTGTCCGAGCAGCTTGGCCAGCGGGTTCGTGCCGGGCGCAAGCTTCTGATGCCCTACCTGATGGCTGGGGTGACGCGGGAGTGGGTTGAGCTCATTCCCGCGTTGGCTGAGGCCGGGGTTGACGGGTTGGAGATCGGGTTGCCGTTCTCCGATCCGATGATCGACGGCGTCACCGTGCAGAAGGCCGCCAGTCGGGCGTTGTCGCTCGGGGCCACGCCCAGCCGGATGCTCGATGAGCTGTCCACGTTGGACAACCTGGGGATACCGCTGACCGTCATGACCTATGCCAATGTGGTGTTCGCGCATCCTGGTGGGTCTCGGGCGTTTCTCCAGCGGCTCGCTGACTCCGGGGTGGCCGGGGTCATCGTGCCCGATCTGCCCCTGGAGGAGAGCCGGGAGTTTCGGGTGGAGGCCGAGGCCGTGGAGGTCAGTGCCGTGCAGCTGGCCGCGCCCGAGTGCTCCGATGATCGGCTCGCGGAGATCGGGGCCGCGTCGCGGGGGTTCGTCTACGCCGTCACCGCCATGCAGACCACCGGGGAGCGGGCCGAGCTCGCCGAGGGGGCCGTGCGGACCATCGAGCGGGTCCGGTCGCACAGTGAGCTGCCCGTTGTCGCCGGGTTCGGGATCTCCAGCCCTGAGCAGGCCGTGGTGCTCGCCGGGGTCGCCGATGGGGTGATCATCGGGTCCTCGGTCGTGCGGGTTCTGCTGGAGACCGGGTCCGCTGCCGAGGTGGTTGAGCTGGCCGGTCGGTACCGGACGGCGTTGGACCGTGTTTGCGAGCCTGTCCTGGTTCGTTAA
- the trpB gene encoding tryptophan synthase subunit beta, producing MTRPSADGRFGAHGGRFVPEALVPACQAVERAFDEAWHDPAFRAEYHRLLASYVGRPTPLTECVRLGERLGVRLFLKREDLAHTGSHKINNVLGQALLAKRMGRTKLIAETGAGQHGVAAATAAALLGLECTVYMGHTDMRRQELNVFRMELLGAEVVAAGQPDEAGTLKEATNAALRAWVSETRSAHYCIGSVLGPHPYPWLVREFQRVIGDEARAQAAELLPTGIPDVVVACVGGGSNAAGTFAGFVDTPARLVGVEAAGGAGVTNGVPGILHGFRSHFLQDGEGQIAEAHSISAGLDYPGVGPEHMHLHDQGRVHYSTVTDEEALTAVRTLTATEGILPALESAHALAWILRAAGTTPELPSGATVLLTLSGRGDKDVHHLRNP from the coding sequence ATGACCAGGCCTTCCGCCGACGGCCGCTTCGGTGCCCACGGCGGCCGCTTCGTCCCGGAAGCCCTGGTCCCAGCCTGCCAGGCCGTCGAACGCGCCTTCGACGAGGCCTGGCACGACCCGGCCTTCCGCGCGGAGTACCACCGCCTGCTGGCCAGCTACGTCGGCCGTCCCACGCCGCTCACCGAGTGCGTGCGGCTCGGCGAACGCCTCGGCGTGCGCCTGTTCCTCAAACGCGAGGACCTGGCCCACACCGGTTCGCACAAAATCAACAACGTCCTGGGCCAGGCGCTGCTGGCCAAACGCATGGGGCGCACCAAGCTCATCGCAGAGACCGGCGCGGGCCAGCACGGCGTGGCCGCGGCCACCGCCGCCGCGCTGCTGGGCCTGGAGTGCACTGTCTACATGGGACACACCGACATGCGCCGCCAGGAGCTGAACGTCTTCCGCATGGAGCTCCTGGGTGCCGAGGTGGTCGCCGCGGGCCAGCCCGACGAGGCGGGCACACTGAAGGAGGCCACGAACGCGGCGTTGCGCGCCTGGGTCAGCGAGACCCGCTCGGCGCACTACTGCATCGGCTCGGTGCTGGGGCCCCACCCGTACCCGTGGCTGGTGCGGGAGTTCCAGCGGGTCATCGGCGACGAGGCACGAGCCCAGGCCGCCGAGCTGCTGCCCACGGGCATCCCGGATGTAGTGGTGGCCTGCGTGGGCGGGGGCTCGAACGCCGCGGGCACCTTCGCGGGCTTCGTCGACACCCCGGCCCGCCTGGTCGGCGTCGAGGCGGCGGGCGGCGCGGGCGTCACGAACGGCGTACCGGGCATCCTGCACGGCTTCCGCTCACACTTCCTCCAGGACGGCGAGGGCCAGATCGCCGAAGCCCACAGCATCTCGGCGGGCCTGGACTACCCGGGCGTGGGCCCGGAACACATGCACCTGCACGACCAGGGCCGGGTCCACTACTCCACGGTCACCGACGAGGAGGCCCTCACCGCCGTCCGCACCCTGACCGCGACCGAAGGCATCCTCCCGGCCCTGGAATCCGCCCACGCGCTGGCCTGGATCCTCCGCGCCGCGGGCACCACACCCGAACTCCCCTCCGGCGCCACGGTCCTGCTCACACTCTCCGGCCGAGGAGACAAGGACGTCCACCACCTCCGCAACCCCTGA
- a CDS encoding GntR family transcriptional regulator has translation MGYEERVPKYLAIYGSLAAAIKVGDYPPGEALPPQRELAERYGVTLMTVRQALRALQEDGLVEARPGTGTFVRQSGFDYHLSGLRSLAEELTAQGLELRTRVLSSNAAEPSEEIRAWLDLTEGERVIGVERLRSTGEPPSPVLLQTSYLPERLTLRLDVDQLDEVSLYRMLAEDLGRPVTSARERLRAVALSAREAKLLGRREGEPALLSLRISKDAEGKVLLVDRAVLPEGAEVVADRSSDVRLSYQTER, from the coding sequence ATGGGTTACGAGGAGCGCGTGCCGAAGTACCTGGCGATTTACGGTTCACTGGCCGCCGCGATCAAGGTCGGGGACTACCCGCCGGGCGAGGCGCTGCCCCCGCAGCGGGAACTGGCCGAGCGGTACGGCGTGACCCTGATGACCGTGCGCCAGGCCCTGCGCGCGCTCCAGGAAGACGGCCTGGTCGAGGCCCGCCCCGGCACCGGCACCTTCGTGCGGCAGAGCGGTTTCGACTACCACCTCAGCGGCCTGCGCAGCCTCGCCGAGGAACTGACCGCGCAGGGCCTCGAACTGCGCACCCGTGTGCTCAGCTCCAACGCGGCCGAGCCGTCCGAGGAGATCCGCGCCTGGCTCGACCTGACCGAGGGCGAGCGCGTGATCGGCGTGGAACGCCTGCGCTCGACGGGAGAGCCGCCCTCCCCCGTCCTGTTGCAGACCTCCTACCTGCCCGAACGCCTGACGCTGCGCCTGGACGTCGACCAGCTCGACGAGGTCTCGCTGTACCGCATGCTGGCCGAGGACCTGGGCCGTCCGGTCACCAGCGCACGCGAGCGGCTGCGCGCCGTCGCCCTGTCCGCGCGCGAGGCCAAGCTGCTCGGCAGGCGCGAGGGCGAGCCCGCGCTGCTGAGCCTGCGGATCAGCAAGGACGCCGAGGGCAAGGTGCTGCTCGTGGACCGGGCGGTGCTGCCGGAGGGCGCCGAGGTGGTGGCGGACCGGTCCAGCGACGTCCGGCTCAGCTATCAAACGGAGCGTTAA
- a CDS encoding response regulator transcription factor: protein MSAALCAPPVTTVLVVTESTLLREDLAASLVRFGAGVVHQASSVAQALALDSAGDIAVLDLGLPGGSGLSLVEALRRRGWQRVLVLASAQDPELVRAAFQAGADGVLLGGSTDHAERAWELSAREVEVLQHVADGLSNKEIGRRLGLSSRTVDTHLARIGRRLGTGDRALMVLLALRAGVIG, encoded by the coding sequence ATGAGTGCTGCACTGTGTGCACCACCTGTCACCACCGTCCTGGTGGTCACCGAATCCACGTTGTTGCGGGAAGACCTCGCCGCGAGCCTGGTCCGCTTCGGGGCGGGGGTGGTGCACCAGGCTTCCTCGGTGGCACAGGCCCTCGCCCTGGACTCGGCGGGCGACATCGCCGTGCTCGACCTCGGCCTGCCGGGGGGCAGCGGGCTGAGCCTGGTCGAGGCGCTGCGCCGCCGCGGCTGGCAGCGGGTGCTGGTCCTGGCCTCGGCGCAGGACCCGGAACTGGTCCGCGCGGCCTTCCAGGCGGGCGCCGACGGCGTGCTGCTCGGCGGCTCCACCGACCACGCCGAACGGGCCTGGGAGCTCAGCGCCCGCGAGGTCGAGGTGCTGCAACACGTCGCGGATGGACTGTCCAACAAGGAGATCGGCCGCAGACTCGGACTGTCCTCGCGCACCGTCGACACGCACCTGGCCCGCATCGGCAGGCGACTGGGCACCGGCGACCGCGCGCTGATGGTGCTGCTGGCGCTGCGCGCAGGAGTGATCGGCTAG
- a CDS encoding FAD-dependent oxidoreductase: MRPLDHVAVLGGGPAGVLTTCALAPLARHITLVDADSFSEPAVPRRGAPQARHTHVLVSGGARAITALAPGVLDRLYVAGAQHLNLPGRYLGQGAAGWLPRFTGPEYLIGVSRELLEAALRAELIRHPNVEVLDRTTALGLLGDPRGITGAVVRGQDEPEPRPLPANLVVDATGRRSHAPVWLRQLGFPRVPESVVDPGVYYASALFRAPAAAGPDFPGISVQTSPAATTSVRRGGMLIPIEDGQWMITLCGAGISRPGTSESAFREFAASLPHPAIARLIESATPLGRPYGFRADANRLRHYEALRPVPHGFLALGDSYATFNPVYGHGVAVAALGAVALREGLLRHGSGDTRAVQLDIARACRGAWRMAVRQDLRYPQTVGRRPRRLRRLLSRLLEKVTTRISAAGKASREVAAARMAVYALAAPTRILFHPKVLLATLLRRGVVRTEPPFTAAESALLQQAPGHQLR, from the coding sequence ATGAGGCCGCTCGACCACGTCGCCGTGCTCGGCGGCGGACCGGCGGGGGTGCTGACCACCTGCGCGCTCGCGCCGCTGGCCCGTCACATCACACTCGTCGACGCCGACTCCTTCAGCGAACCGGCGGTACCCCGGCGCGGTGCGCCGCAGGCCCGGCACACGCACGTGCTGGTGTCCGGCGGCGCCCGCGCCATCACCGCGCTGGCACCCGGGGTGCTGGACCGCCTGTACGTCGCGGGCGCGCAACACCTCAACCTGCCCGGGCGCTACCTCGGGCAGGGCGCGGCGGGTTGGCTGCCGAGGTTCACCGGACCTGAGTACCTCATCGGGGTGAGCCGGGAGCTGTTGGAGGCGGCATTGCGCGCCGAGCTCATCAGGCACCCCAACGTCGAGGTGCTCGACCGGACCACCGCGTTGGGACTGCTGGGCGATCCCCGCGGTATCACCGGGGCGGTGGTACGCGGGCAGGACGAACCCGAGCCGCGCCCGCTGCCCGCGAACCTGGTGGTCGACGCCACCGGACGGCGGTCGCACGCGCCGGTGTGGTTGCGCCAGCTGGGTTTCCCGCGGGTACCGGAGTCCGTGGTGGATCCGGGCGTCTACTACGCGAGCGCGCTGTTCCGCGCCCCCGCCGCGGCTGGTCCCGACTTCCCCGGTATCAGCGTGCAGACCAGCCCCGCGGCCACCACCTCGGTGCGCCGGGGCGGCATGCTGATCCCGATCGAGGACGGGCAGTGGATGATCACTCTGTGCGGGGCCGGGATCAGCCGTCCGGGTACATCCGAGTCGGCGTTCCGGGAGTTCGCCGCGAGCCTGCCGCACCCGGCCATCGCGCGGCTGATCGAGTCCGCCACTCCCCTGGGCCGCCCGTACGGCTTCCGCGCCGACGCGAACCGGCTGCGGCACTACGAGGCGCTGCGCCCGGTGCCGCACGGGTTCCTGGCGCTCGGGGACTCCTACGCGACGTTCAACCCGGTGTACGGGCACGGCGTGGCGGTGGCGGCGCTGGGGGCGGTGGCACTGCGGGAGGGCTTGCTGCGCCACGGGAGCGGGGACACGCGGGCGGTCCAGCTGGACATCGCGCGGGCCTGCCGGGGCGCGTGGCGGATGGCGGTGCGGCAGGACCTGCGGTACCCGCAGACGGTCGGGCGGCGCCCCCGTCGGCTGCGGCGTTTGCTGTCACGGTTGCTGGAGAAGGTGACCACGCGGATCTCGGCGGCGGGCAAGGCGAGCCGGGAGGTCGCGGCAGCGCGGATGGCCGTGTACGCCCTGGCCGCTCCGACCCGGATCCTCTTTCACCCCAAGGTGTTATTGGCGACGCTTTTGCGCCGCGGCGTGGTCAGGACCGAGCCGCCGTTCACCGCGGCGGAGTCAGCACTGCTCCAGCAGGCGCCGGGCCACCAGCTCCGGTGA